From the Polaribacter huanghezhanensis genome, the window TGAAAGAACTCAATTTATAACAGAATTAGAGTTTGAACACGTTAATGAAATAGCTGTAGAACAAGCTTTTTTACAGTATTCTTTAAGTGATAACGTAAATCTAAGAGCTGGTTTAATGTTAGTGCCAATGGGAATTATAAATGAATACCACGAACCAACAACTTTTAACGGAGTAGAAAGACCAAGCATGGACAAATCAATTGTACCAACAACTTGGAGAGAAATTGGTTTAGGAATTTCTGGAAAGTACAATGAAGCATCATTGCGTTATCAAGTATATATGTTTAATGGATTTGCTTCTAAAAATGGGAGTAAATTATTAGGGGGCTCAAATGGATTGAGAAACGGAAGACAAAAAGGAGCAGAGTCTATAATTAACAGCGTAAACTTTTCTGGTAAATTAGATTATTACGGATTGCCAGGTTTGCGTTTAGGTTTGTCTGGTTATTTTGGAAGAACTCAGTCTGATAAGTCGATTGAAGATATTGCAGGCGCTGATGTTGGTGTTGCTATGCTTGGATTAGATGCGCGTTATGCATACAAACGTTTTTCGGCTCGTGGACAGTTTATTCATACAAATATTACAGACAGTAAAGCATACAATACGTATTATGGATCTGACTTAGGATCTTCTTTGCAAGGTTGGTATGTAGAGGGTGCTTATAATTTATTATCACAAGAAAAAGAACAAGAGTTGGTTGGGTTTGTTCGTTATGAAGATTTTAATACACATGCTTCTACAGAAGGAAATTTAGCGCAAAACTTAAGTTACGATAGAAACGAGATAACTTTCGGGTTGACGTATAAAGTTGCTACAGGAGCAGCATTTAAAGCAGATTATCAATTTAAGAATACTGCAATTCCGGGTACTGAAACGGTAAAACAATTAAACTTAGGATTCGGAATTTGGTTCTAAGAAAAAAGAATACTAATTAAAGTTGAACTAGGATACTGTTTAAAAAGAGTATCCTAGTTTTATCCGTTTTAAAAACATTCATCTATTTTTGTAAAATGAAAACTAGAAAAGTCACATTTCTAATCGTATTTTTTATAACATCGCAGTTATTCGCATATCAATTGCCTAAAAAGATATTTAAAAAAGTACACAAAGAGCTCGTAAAAACTTTTGAAAACACAGATTTACAACTTATAAGTGTTACAATTCCTGCGGATATAAACACATTGCTCGGTAAAAAAATAGGACCTTCTAATTTATTTACAATTGTTGCTGATAAAACAATCTTTGGTTATGCATATGTTGATAAAGCGCCAAGTAAAACGGATGAATTTGATTATTTAATTCTGCTAGACAAAGAATTGATTGTTCTAAAAACGAAAGTTTTAATCTATAGAGAAGATTATGGTGGCGAAATAGGAAGCAGTCGTTGGTTAAAACAATTCATAGGAAAA encodes:
- a CDS encoding FMN-binding protein yields the protein MKTRKVTFLIVFFITSQLFAYQLPKKIFKKVHKELVKTFENTDLQLISVTIPADINTLLGKKIGPSNLFTIVADKTIFGYAYVDKAPSKTDEFDYLILLDKELIVLKTKVLIYREDYGGEIGSSRWLKQFIGKSSKDQLKYKNNIMAISGATISALSMTKAVNRFLSDVGILHKNNIL
- a CDS encoding porin gives rise to the protein MKRIIFLAIVSLSIGLTAQVKQDSITSDPQKQVNAAQRILTSNLNQKGLTIGGYAETHYNNASGKNAILDVHRVVILLGYKFNERTQFITELEFEHVNEIAVEQAFLQYSLSDNVNLRAGLMLVPMGIINEYHEPTTFNGVERPSMDKSIVPTTWREIGLGISGKYNEASLRYQVYMFNGFASKNGSKLLGGSNGLRNGRQKGAESIINSVNFSGKLDYYGLPGLRLGLSGYFGRTQSDKSIEDIAGADVGVAMLGLDARYAYKRFSARGQFIHTNITDSKAYNTYYGSDLGSSLQGWYVEGAYNLLSQEKEQELVGFVRYEDFNTHASTEGNLAQNLSYDRNEITFGLTYKVATGAAFKADYQFKNTAIPGTETVKQLNLGFGIWF